One segment of Thermoanaerobacter kivui DNA contains the following:
- a CDS encoding LacI family DNA-binding transcriptional regulator, whose translation MANIREVAKRAGVSVATVSRVLNGRDSVSEETKERVLKAIKELNYHPNLLGRNLRRSETKMILALMPNVSNPFYARVVKGIEDVAHKNGYNVMLCNTDSDINREKVYLEILKNRLADGVIFMAPTMSKEELTLIGENYPVVQCCEYIEGAGVSYVSIDNFSAAYKAVKHLIGLGHKRIGMISCENNFVSTKQREAGYKKALEDSGIEFDEKLIKYGDYSFKSGVRAAKQLLVVEERPTAIFAISDIMAIGAIRAIKEEGLKVPEDIAVVGFDDISFASMYDPMLTTISQPKYDLGCVAMELLIKHMSGKLEEPQRIFLEHELIIRESTVK comes from the coding sequence ATGGCTAATATTAGAGAAGTTGCTAAAAGAGCGGGAGTCTCTGTTGCAACAGTATCAAGAGTTTTAAATGGCCGTGACTCGGTGTCTGAAGAAACAAAGGAAAGAGTATTAAAAGCGATAAAAGAATTAAATTATCATCCAAATCTCCTTGGAAGAAATTTAAGACGTTCTGAAACGAAAATGATATTGGCTTTGATGCCTAATGTGTCAAATCCTTTTTATGCAAGGGTTGTAAAAGGAATAGAAGATGTAGCCCATAAAAATGGTTACAATGTAATGCTTTGCAATACTGATTCTGATATTAACAGAGAAAAGGTATATCTTGAAATTTTAAAAAACAGATTAGCGGATGGCGTTATTTTTATGGCGCCTACAATGAGTAAGGAAGAATTGACTTTGATAGGAGAAAATTATCCTGTCGTTCAGTGCTGTGAATACATAGAAGGAGCTGGTGTTTCATATGTATCTATAGACAACTTTTCTGCAGCTTACAAAGCAGTAAAGCACTTGATAGGATTGGGACATAAAAGAATAGGAATGATAAGCTGTGAAAATAACTTTGTATCTACAAAGCAGAGGGAAGCGGGTTATAAAAAAGCTCTTGAAGATTCAGGGATAGAATTTGACGAAAAGCTTATAAAATACGGAGATTACAGCTTTAAAAGCGGAGTAAGAGCAGCGAAACAGCTTTTGGTGGTGGAAGAAAGGCCTACTGCCATATTTGCAATCTCTGACATCATGGCTATTGGAGCTATAAGAGCGATAAAGGAAGAAGGGCTTAAAGTCCCTGAGGATATAGCGGTTGTAGGCTTTGATGATATAAGCTTTGCTTCTATGTATGACCCTATGCTTACAACTATTTCACAGCCAAAATACGATTTAGGATGTGTTGCTATGGAACTACTGATAAAACACATGAGTGGCAAATTAGAAGAACCACAGAGGATTTTTTTAGAGCATGAGTTAATAATAAGAGAGTCGACAGTAAAATAA
- a CDS encoding nucleotidyltransferase domain-containing protein — protein sequence MATFIDRKTVEKIAREYAELVKKEMNIEKVYLYGSYAKGNYTSESDIDIAVIM from the coding sequence ATGGCTACTTTCATTGATAGAAAAACCGTAGAAAAGATTGCTAGAGAATACGCCGAATTAGTCAAAAAAGAAATGAACATTGAGAAAGTTTATTTATATGGTTCTTATGCGAAAGGCAATTATACTAGTGAAAGTGATATTGATATTGCTGTTATTATGTAA
- the amrS gene encoding AmmeMemoRadiSam system radical SAM enzyme, with translation MVKEAMFYKKLENNVVECLLCPHNCRINEGKYGVCNVRKNVNGRLVTENYGIITSVAMDPIEKKPLYHFYPGRYIFSVGTYGCNLKCKFCQNWEIAHQKWEGDYISPQQLIAAAKRQRDNIGIAFTYNEPLIWYEYVHDGLIEAKKEGLKTVLVTNGYINLEPLKKILPYVDAMNIDVKAFTEDFYKKIVGGRLEPVLKTVEEVSKYCHVEVTNLVVTDLNDKEEEIENLVKWLSQIDKNIPLHFSRYFPNYQMNNPATPIATLQKAYEIGKKYLNFVYVGNVIGFDNNTNCPYCGNLLVERQNWYVNVKGLEGNKCKKCGNSINIVN, from the coding sequence ATGGTAAAAGAAGCTATGTTTTATAAAAAACTAGAGAATAATGTTGTAGAATGTTTATTATGTCCTCACAATTGCCGTATAAATGAAGGGAAGTACGGAGTCTGCAATGTGAGGAAAAATGTAAATGGTAGGCTTGTGACGGAAAACTATGGAATTATAACCTCTGTAGCTATGGACCCAATTGAGAAAAAGCCACTTTATCACTTTTATCCAGGCAGATATATATTTTCTGTGGGGACTTATGGCTGCAATTTAAAGTGTAAGTTTTGTCAAAATTGGGAAATAGCACATCAAAAATGGGAAGGAGATTACATCTCTCCCCAACAATTGATTGCTGCAGCAAAAAGACAAAGAGACAATATAGGGATTGCTTTTACTTACAATGAGCCTTTAATATGGTATGAATATGTACACGATGGATTGATTGAGGCTAAAAAAGAGGGGTTAAAAACTGTACTTGTGACAAATGGATATATAAATTTAGAGCCATTAAAAAAGATACTTCCTTATGTAGATGCCATGAACATAGACGTAAAAGCCTTTACAGAAGATTTTTATAAAAAGATTGTTGGTGGAAGATTAGAACCCGTTTTAAAAACCGTTGAAGAAGTTTCGAAATATTGCCATGTAGAGGTTACTAATTTAGTTGTTACTGATTTAAATGACAAAGAAGAAGAAATAGAAAACTTAGTGAAATGGCTTTCTCAAATTGACAAAAATATACCATTACATTTTTCAAGATATTTTCCAAATTATCAAATGAATAATCCAGCTACTCCTATAGCTACACTTCAAAAAGCTTATGAGATAGGGAAAAAATATTTAAATTTTGTCTATGTAGGAAATGTAATAGGATTTGACAATAATACTAATTGCCCTTATTGTGGCAATTTGCTTGTAGAGAGGCAAAACTGGTATGTTAATGTAAAAGGATTGGAAGGCAATAAGTGTAAGAAATGTGGTAACAGTATAAATATAGTTAATTAA
- the amrA gene encoding AmmeMemoRadiSam system protein A — MGVLLSCYLMPHPPIIVPEVGRGEEKKIQKTIDSLNTVSSNIKEKKPDTIIVVTPHGYVFRDAVAVTVFPRLEGDLGQFGARGVRFEFENDLELVEKIVEESRKRDIPIAEVDDELAKKYVLPKKLDHGTIVPLYFVTKHYSNFKLVHISYGFLSCEQLYEFGTAIGEAIRNSNKKVVFIASGDLSHKLTPNSPNGYTPKGEVFDKKLLNLLSDMKVEEIIGMDKGLIEEAAECGFRSVCVMLGALDGYEVKAKVLSHEGPFGVGYGVAQFEVDQYKGTSLLEKLYRLKRQRIEEIRQKEDPYVKLARESLEYYVKYRKSMPVPEGLPEEMYTKRAGVFVSLHKDGELRGCIGTVVPQRKNIAEEIIKNAISAGFEDPRFEHVEERELKDIEYSVDVLTPPQPVKSKQELNPKKYGVIVRKGYRSGLLLPDLEGVDTVEEQISIALRKAGISPDEDYTIEKFEVERHK; from the coding sequence ATGGGAGTTTTGTTGTCTTGTTATCTCATGCCTCATCCACCGATAATCGTCCCTGAGGTAGGGAGAGGAGAAGAAAAAAAGATTCAAAAGACGATAGATTCACTTAATACTGTTTCAAGCAACATAAAAGAAAAAAAGCCTGATACAATAATAGTTGTCACTCCTCATGGATACGTTTTTAGAGATGCTGTGGCAGTGACTGTTTTTCCTCGTTTAGAAGGAGACCTTGGACAGTTTGGTGCAAGAGGTGTAAGGTTTGAATTTGAGAATGATTTAGAGCTTGTTGAAAAAATTGTAGAAGAATCTAGAAAGAGAGATATACCTATTGCAGAAGTAGATGATGAATTAGCCAAAAAATATGTGCTTCCAAAAAAGCTTGACCATGGAACTATTGTACCTCTATATTTTGTTACAAAACATTATTCTAACTTTAAATTAGTCCATATTTCTTATGGATTTTTGTCCTGTGAACAGCTTTATGAATTTGGTACTGCAATTGGAGAAGCTATAAGAAATTCAAACAAAAAGGTCGTTTTTATCGCCAGTGGGGATTTATCTCACAAATTGACTCCCAATAGTCCGAATGGCTATACGCCAAAGGGAGAAGTTTTTGACAAGAAACTTTTAAACTTGCTTTCTGATATGAAAGTAGAAGAAATAATAGGCATGGACAAAGGCTTAATTGAAGAAGCCGCAGAGTGTGGATTTAGATCGGTTTGCGTTATGTTGGGAGCTCTTGATGGTTATGAAGTTAAAGCGAAAGTATTATCCCATGAAGGGCCATTTGGCGTAGGATATGGTGTTGCGCAATTTGAAGTGGATCAGTATAAAGGAACAAGCCTTTTAGAAAAGTTGTACAGGTTAAAAAGACAAAGAATTGAAGAGATAAGGCAAAAAGAAGACCCATATGTCAAACTTGCCAGAGAAAGCCTTGAATATTATGTGAAATATAGAAAATCAATGCCAGTTCCAGAAGGTTTGCCTGAAGAAATGTATACAAAAAGAGCAGGAGTATTTGTCTCTCTTCATAAAGATGGGGAACTTAGAGGATGTATAGGTACAGTAGTTCCACAGAGAAAGAATATAGCAGAAGAAATAATAAAAAATGCCATAAGTGCAGGTTTTGAAGACCCTCGTTTTGAACATGTAGAAGAGCGTGAGCTAAAGGATATTGAGTATTCAGTGGATGTTTTGACACCTCCTCAACCTGTTAAATCAAAACAAGAGCTTAACCCCAAAAAATATGGAGTAATAGTGAGAAAAGGCTATCGTTCAGGATTGCTTTTACCTGACTTAGAAGGAGTAGACACTGTTGAAGAACAAATTTCTATTGCTTTGAGAAAAGCTGGAATTAGTCCAGATGAGGATTACACCATAGAAAAATTTGAAGTTGAAAGGCATAAATAA